Below is a window of Microcebus murinus isolate Inina chromosome 3, M.murinus_Inina_mat1.0, whole genome shotgun sequence DNA.
ggaaatggtcAAAGGCCCTTGAAGTGGGAGAGAACATAGTGTCTTCAAGAACTGGCAGGAAAGCAGTGGGACAGAGCCCAGAGCAAGTAGACAGGGGTTCTCAACTGGAAtgagaggcaggggcaggacctTGTCAACTGAGGTAAGGAATTTGTTGTAAGTGCATTTCTAATGCTTCTGCTCTCTTCCCAGCACTAGTGAAGAAATGAGCTGGTTTGTTCTGCCAGTTCTATCATCCCATGATGGTGATGAAAGGTTGGAGATTGAAGAAATTTGGCATAACAGAAACCACCAAAAAGATTGTCAGctttggccaggcgctgtggctcatgcctgtaatcctagcactctcagatgccgaggtgggaggatctcttgaggtcaggagttccagatcagcctgagcaagagagagaacccatctctactaaaaataggaaaaccagccaggtgtggtggtgcatgcctgtagtcccagctacttgggaggctgaggcaggaggatcacttgagcccaggcatttgaggttgctatgagctaggctgacacaagggcactctagcccaagcaacagagctagactctctcaaaaaaaaaaaaaaaaaaaaatcctagaaggAGATGTAAATGTGTACAAATAACTGTAATACAGGAAAAAGAGTGATAATAATCCACAAGAGGGTCAACAGATAGGTACTATCAAAGTAATAAAGCTTTTTCAATTACATGTTATAGGAGCCTTTCAATGCCCCTCTATAGAGAAAACCAGCAAGCACCACAAAGTGGTAAATTATAAGTGATGTAAACACTGCCTCCTGTAGAAGATCACAGGAAGTAAGGCCAGGGGGAGAAAGATGCTCCCATGCACTGCAAGTGGGAATACAAACTGGTACTTCTGGTACCTTTCGGGGAAGAAAGTTAGTAACAGGGATCAacgtattaaaaaaaaattcactttgacccaataattccaTTTCCAGGAATCTATACTTAAAACATTAGAGATTTGTTCAAGGATTTCTGTATAAGAGTTTTCATTATAAGGTTACTATACCATCAAATAGTTTCAAACAACTTAAATATCCAACCTGATTACATAATTACATTATCATACACCCTCATCATGGAATGTATTTAAACGAAGTTTCTGAATGAAGCACACTAGTGACTTTTGGAAAAGCTCATGATATCATTTTAAACGGATGTGCAAACATATCATTACAATATAATAGGAGAAATGCTTTGACAGACAAGGTAGGAACAACTGGGAGAAAAAAGGCAGGGTCTCAGGAACACTGACACTGGAGGTGGGTCTTGAATGTCGGGGAGGAGTTTCCAggtggaaggaaaagagagagcaaGTGGAGACCCCTACATTCTGAAGAACACCGGGAAGATAATATACCTCTTGAGAAGGGCTTGCAACAGCCATACCTCTCGTCTGCCACAGTCAGCAAGCCCACTGTCTTTCCTTAAGTGAATTGGTGAGCCCTGACGGCCAACAGGACGGGTGGTGCCCTCCGCGGATGCAGCTGGTAATCCCAAGCGCCGGAAGCAACGCTCAGCCATCCACCCGGATCCCTGCGCTCAGGCTTCCCGTGCGTGAAATAAGTCCCAGGTGCAACGTAGCCTCCCCACCCAGCTTTTCTGTGGGCGCCAAAAACGACCCAGAGTTTCGCTTCATCGCGCAAGCGCAGTTGGCTGTTGGACTACGCTGGTGTGAAGTTTCACACTCAGGAGGATGAAGGGTGTGTGAGGCCTATGTGGCTCAAAAGAGTCACTCTTAGGTAAAGgagggggcctggctggggagttGGCACAGGGCAGGAGGGGCCCCGCTCACGCAGAgctctccttctccttctgagCTCTTTGCCTGGGTTCTCCCTGGCGGTAGGCCTCCCAGGCCTCTATCCCGCTCTCTGTagtcctcttccctccctgagCCGCCCTACTAGCAACccttttctgcttccttcttcaGCCCCTGAGTCATCCTTTTGTGTTCTGTCCACTGCCCTGTCTATGAGGGGCAGAGGTGAGATGGTTTGAGAACGAAGGCTTGGGGGAAGAAGTAAGTCCCTGGCCTGGCTGCTAGCACCCACTTCGGGCCTGGCTTCCAGACACCCAGCTTCTCTTAGGCAGCACACGGTTTGGTCTGGTTTCTCCCTTGGTAATTGTGGATCTTTCCTGACTCACTTGTTCAGCGACTGGGGCTGCCCTAGTCTTTCAAACCCAGCAGTGAGCTTGGACAGGCCCAGGGCTGTTTACTTAAGATAATAGGAGCTCTGGACAAAATCAAACTCTTCCCATGACTTTGACCTCTCTTTGGTTATGCCTCTCTAGGATGTGGGGTGTCTTTGGGTCTATGTAGCTGGAGGATGCTGGGAAATGTGAGGGGAAGATGTTTCCTCTTTAAAATTTGAATGCCTTTCTGGTCACCTGCGCTCTCCTGTTGGTCACTAATCACACTGCTGttgtcttattctttttctttctttatcttttacttGCCTAGCCCCTGAAGGCAACAAGTTTCATGTTACTGGAAGTTCACTCCTCCATGCCCTTACCTGTGGAGTTTCtcacaaatgctttttctcctccAGCTCAGAGCATGTCTCATGTGGAGGAAGCAGCCCGGCGGCTGTCCAAAAGTGGGAGGAGCCTCTATGCAGTGCTGGAGCTCAAGAAGGGTGCGTCACCTGAGGACGTCAAAAAGGCGTACAGGTTCAGACTTCAGCCTTTTGTTAAACCCTGGAGTTTTCCCTTTTAAacctttttctttctactttgctCCTGACCCATTTTTAAATCCCAGCAAGCCTTCACTTTGGGGCCAAATGGGGCCATCACCCTCTTCACTGTGGCATGGGAAGGAATTTAGACCTTAGCTCCTTGCCTCCATCCTTTGTACTGCATCTCATGCATTCTTTCTACATGATCCAGAGACCTGTCTTTGTCATTCATCctacccttccctccccagccatTTGCCATCCTCCTCCCTACTAATCTTTTGGGTATTGCCTGGGTAGGTCACTGGCCTTGAAGTATCACCCAGACAAGAATCCAGGGAACCCTCAAGCAGCAGAAATATTCAAGGAGATCAACCAAGCCCATGCCATACTGGGTGACCCTAAGAAGCGGAAAATCTATGACCAGCATGGCTCATTGGGAATATATCTGTATGATCACTATGGCGAAGAAGGCGTCAGATACTATTTTACTCTGAATAGTTGTTGGTTCAAGGTACACAATTCTTCCTAGTCCCTTAAGAATAAGGAAAGAGGGGTGACCCTCCTCTTCCAGGACAAATGCTTCTGTCCTCTCATTTTCTGTGTGCTGGGAGGATTGGAGGGGAGCTCAAATGGTCATAATGAAGAATTGCCAGACTGAGGCCATTGTCTCCCACCTTTTAGACACTTGTCATCCTGTGTGTACTGCTCACTGGCTGCTGtttctgttgttgctgctgtttttgcTGTGGAACACTTAAACCACCTTCTGAGGATGCTCATATGAGGAAATATGAACAGAACGTCCAGAGAGAGCCTCCAAGGCCAGGTGAGAACCATAGGCAGGAACTGAGGTAAGACCTGGATTAGGAATGAGAGAAATGGTTGGGGGTAAGAAAGGCCTGTGAAAATGCCATGTTAACCCCTAAATAAGGCAGTTCAAGTCTGGCATTGGGACAgagtgaagaaagagaaaggcatcAATATGTTTCTGTGAGCCTTATGCCACAAACTGACAGTTTCAATGCGATGTTGGCCTCTCCTGCTAAGCAAAGGAATGGGGTGGGAGAATATGCCTAGAAAAGGCAGTAGTTGAAGACAGGTTTGAGGATGCAGTTTTTTGCATCTgctcaaaaggaaaatgaagtgtCAGAGATTATGCTCACCCCAAATAGTTCAACTTTAAAATTGTAGGTTGCCTGAACTTCACACCAGTGCCACCTAGTGATGCTAATGAGTAATAGCCGAGTAATGGGTTTCTCATCTGTAGACTAAAAGTACTTACTCTTTATATATGTAATCATATATATAATTCCATCATAGGAGCCAAAAGTCACTTTAGAAACACTGACTATGACGAAGATGATTAAGAGCTGAAGAAGAGTGAGGTATGTAAACTGAAAGGCAGCAAtaattaacaaatgagaaaagcatATAAGTAACTTCACATGAGTCATTGGTGCAAAGTTTATGTCtttggccaggcctggtggctcacgcctataatcctagcactctgggaggccgaggcgggcggatcactcaaagtcaggagttggaaaccagcctcagagagacctagtctctactaaaaaaatagaaagaaattaattggtcaactaaaaatatatagaaaaaattagccgggcatggtggtgcatgcctgtagtcccagctactcaggaggttgaggcagaaggattgcttgagcctaggagtttgaggttgctatgagctaggctgatgccatggcactctagcctggacaacagagtgagactctgtctcaaaaaaaaaaaaagtttatgtctTTATAATATGGACTACAAGtgtttatattcttaaatatagGGGGTTTGCTTTAAATTCTAGGATAACGTTCCTGGTTAACAAGGTGCTACCTTCTTCTGCCACTAGGTGCTAACCCAGTGAGGGTACCTTCTGCTGCCCAGTCCACTGGACACATTGAAGAGAGAAGCAAGTAGCCCTGTCCTGACATTGACCCTAATCTAACCCCTTTTCTTATAAGAATCCCAACTTCAGAAGCATTGATGACATCTGTCCCAGTAAGGACATCATCTCTGCCTGTGGTGGTACCACTGACCCTGGCCATACGCAGCCACCTAGCTACTCTTGTTTTTTGTCCTGGTCCCAGTTTTAATCTGTCAGAGAGCAGCTGTCCCATCCTTACCCTTTTGTGGTCTCAGCCAGTGGTGGCAGACTTTTCCTGAGGATTCTTTGTCCTGTGCCTGCCTTGTTATTTGAGCCAAAGTCAGCTGGCAGAGCCCCTGAACCCCTTGTACTATCTCTGCCAAGATCCTGATAACTGGACAGGGTGGATCCTGTCTACAGGTCCATGGAGCTGCTGCACCAGTTAACTCTCTTTTGTTGCAACTCTGTGTTACCAGCAACCCCTGGCATCAGCTCGTTCCTAAACCAATATACCTTTCTGGGGCTAGTCTCACCTTCTCCTGTACCCATGGCCTTTGGCCTTGCCATCCTCATTCCATGCCACTATGAGTTGACTCAGGAAAAATCTGAATGCATTTGAGGCTTAAAGGTAGTCCCATCTTTGGGTTTTCCGTGGACTTCAGCTACTAGCACAACGTGAATGAGCCTTGGTCCTGTGGGTTAACTGAAGTTCACACATGAGTGCCTGCCACCCTCCATCCTTTTTACCACATTGTATGCAGGCTGATCACCATATAGCTTGTTCTTAAAAACAGTGGCATGAAATGTGATAGGGAAAAGATTGTACTTGCAGACTCTTTCCCTGTTCTTGCCTCTTCATGCTGCCTGTTTGGTATcctttctgcatttattttccaTCCACCCAGGGGTCAGAGCTTAGTAACTCCCTGAACTTCTCTCTGCGGACTGGGAAAAGGACTAAAGAATTTCAGTAAATAAAAGAGCTTTTGTCTAATCCCAGTGCATACGTTGGGCCTGAAAAAGACAAATTGTGCTTGGGGTAGAAAAAAAGGCTTATCGGGGAGAAAGAAGACCAGTGCTCACAATTGGGACAGGGCTGGTTTGGATAGTCAGAGTCCAGGACAAGTGGACTTGGGAGCCCCAGAGCCTTGTGATTATGACTTTGTCGGTGCTCTAAAATTTCCCTGGAGATTGATTCCCTGGGTGCCCAAAATAGGTCCCTCGCACTCAGATCCTTTCCACCCAGCTCAGCTTCCCTCAGTTTCCAAACAAATTTGAAATCCTTGGAGTGGTTCCAGTGGTGTGTTCATGGACTAGAGTCCCACACTTTCTCAGGGGCATGCTCCTAGGTACTTCTAGGCCCTGGTCCAACAGCCCTTCTAGCCTCTTGAGCTTCTTTTTCTAGGGTGATATAAGAAAAGGCTGAGCAAGAATAAAAGTGAGCTGGAAGTGTTGGACAAGAGGCTCTCTCTTTAGTCTCTGGTGTGGCTGTTCTGAATCACATGGTCTTAAAGAGGAGAACCAGGGCCACTCACTAAGCCTGTGGAGGAGGAAACTGTCAGCAGTCGCAGGTCTAGCAAGATGTTGCCACACACCCTGAACCACATTTGGTGACTTTCACACAGGCCATCTTAGATTCTGTGTCACTGTCCTGGAAGAAAGCCCAGCCAGAGCAGGGATCAGGGGCTCACAGAAGCCTTCCAGGTGAGGACCAGTGAGAGACCACTTTTGCTGCCCCCCCTTTCACTCTGAGCAGTGGTGCTCACCTCTGCTCTTGCTCAAGAGAGTCAGTCACCCATTCCTGAGTGAGTCAGGGTCACTCACTCGGTGACAGCTGTGGCTCGCCTTACATGAGCTAAATTGGGAGTTGGAATGTCACACAGATGCCCCTTGTCTCCCTACCCCCACAGTAAAATTAATCTCCTCTCTGGGGAGTAAGGGACAAACAGTGCTGCCCACAGAGTGAACAAGAGAGAgtcatttagaaaacaaaaggagaattTTACAGGAAGGGAGGGATAGATAAAACCACAGGTGCCTGGCCGGGGTACAGAGCAAAGaatagggagagacagagaagtgTCTGGAGACAGCTATCTGAGGAGGAGACGAGTTGTTAGAAGAAGGGACAGGAGAGATAGCAGAGTTATTTCAAGAGTGAGCAACGGAGGGAACATAAGAATCCACAGACTGTCTAAAGTAAACGAGGAAGGGTCCAGAGGCAGTGAGAGAAGGCCAGGAGCGGGGCCCAGTCCAGGGTAGGTACGATCACTGAGGGGATGAACTTCACAGTGGGTTTCAAGCCGCTGCTAGGGGATGCACACAGCATGGACAACCTGGAGAAGCAGCTCATCTGCCCCATCTGCCTGGAGATGTTCTCCAAACCGGTGGTGATCCTGCCCTGCCAACACAACCTGTGCCGGAAGTGTGCCAACGACGTCTTCCAGGTGGGCTccggggacagggcagggccaggtAAAGCAACACAGACTTGTGGGAGTCTGATCAGGTCAGAGCTGAGAACCCAGAAGGTGATGGGTGGAGGGCTCTgtgaggtgggtgggtggctgcTGTGGCTGAAGAGGTCCTAGCAGATCCCAAAGCAAGCATGAGTCAGCAGCTGCTCTGCTGGCTGGCAGGTCCAGCCAGACAGTGCTGTGCACAGACAGCAGCTGGAATGCTGGGACCTACTGAGGAAAGAGACCCAGTAGATACTGGGAGGGAAGGGATCCTATACCCAGCTCCATAAGAGCCTGTGCCAGACTCTGCATTCCAGTTCAGAGTTTCAGACTTTGGGAAAATTGTGGAAAATCAGGAGAAAAGATCAATGAgataatgaaacatttaaaaaaacaaaacaaaaccctgtaaGCCTCTGAGAAAGCTCCATAATGACAGTGAAACTATTTATGCTTAAGGCAAAGCTCAATGCATTCACTTTAGGGGGCAGAGTTAGAGAGAGTGGGCAGGATACTGGGAATTCTTCCCAACTTCAGTTCATACCTGTGTCCTCTCCAGGCTGTTCAGTAAAGAGACCTATAGGTTAAAAGGTATTGAGGTCATTTGACAGGCaaggaaaaggcagagaagaaatTTTACTTCCCAGAATTACAGCCAGTTTTGGTTTATTTGTGGTCACGGAGCAGAGCATAACTAATCAAATTCACAGGTAACAGTTTAGCCACTGgtttcaaaaatgaaagcagCATACACCAGAATCgtttataaatgttttgtttttttttcttgccctgTGCCCCTGGTGGAGGTTCTAGTAAGCTGACAAAATGGCACGGAGGTCAGGGAAAATGAGGGGCAAAGGCAAACATGCATAAGAGGCCTTGCAAATGAAGTGAAAACCCTGAACAGACCAGAGCCGGCTGGCTTAATATGCATGTCAGTGATAAGGGACATCACGAACTAGCATTCTTCATCTGTATCAGAAATTAGAACGAAATGTGTTGAACACATGATTTTTAAcctaaccaagaaaatatttcccccattttaagTTCTTTGGGGCGGCATGTTTAGGGAAAAGACTGGGCTGGCTAAGTCAGACCATCCCATGCAGTTCCCTGTGAGCCACCCCATGTCTATCTGCTGTCTGCAGTCCTCACCAGGTGTCCAGCACCCTGTTGTCTCTCCTGCCATCTTCCCATTGTGGCCCCTTCCTGTCTCCTTCTAAGTATCCAAACCTATCATTATTTGGCCACAGAGTATCTCAGCCAGGAGATTTCCCCCTCTGGGGCCTGGACTGAATGCTGTGCCTGTTGATCCTGGGCATCAAGTCCTGTATGAGAGGCGACCACTTGCCCACCATCTTGGTTTTTCCCTTGGTCTAAGTAACTCCCtatatttccaaatgaggtcacacacacaaaaaaataaaaaaataaagtaactccCTAAAGATCCTTTAGGCTGAGGCACCCAGGAAGGAATGACAGAAAGATTTTTGCCACCTTTTCTTATGAATTTATAGTGAAATATCCTCATTAGAACCTGAAATATgtgaaagcaaagagaaatgttGAAAGCTAAGGTAATGTATCCTGTAGATACATTAAAAGATACCCATCACTCCAGGTTCACAGAATCATCCCAAAGCCTTAGGAATCATGCATCTCCCAAGTATTCTCCACAGGGTTTGCCCCAAACCATTCCCAGGTCTCTCTGGGCCCAGGTCAGTATTCTAGAACTTTCTGGAACCAAAACAGTGTGATTGGATACAGAGGGATGACTTGAACAAGTATCCTGTAGAAAAGAGATCAGAATGTCAACGTGCAAGCCACATGGTATCATCTGGCAGAGAGAAACAGGAATAGGCCCCATACACGGAGGCTAGAAGATGTTTAAGTTACCTCCTTGTTcaagtcagccctctgtatccaaTCACACTGTTTTGGTTCCAGAAAGTTCTAGAATACTGACCTGGGCCCAGAGAGACCTGGGAATGGTTTGGGGCAAACCCTGTGGAGAATATTTGGGAGATGCATGATTCCTAAGGCTTTGGGATGATTCTGTGAACCTGGAGTGATGGGTATCTTTTAAACTACAGAGCACCCCTAGGCCCTCCAAAGAAAGAAGAGTGAACAGCTCATTCCTTATTGCTTAATTTGGGAGGCCTGGTGGGAGGCTGGCCCAGTTCTTCAGCTGCATGTAGAGATGTACATCTCAATATATCTCAGTAGATCTCCCTCTGAAAGATGAGCATATTTAGTTTTTTCACACATTGCCTCCACATTTTGACAACTCTAGGCATAATCAGATTGTCTGTTTTCTAAGTATGGGGACAAGAATAGGACTTTTGGTCCCTCTGTCTTCAAACCCCTTAGGAAGAATACCCTTAGAACCTTGCCTAGAAAGTTACACTGTAAAAGTAACACCAGTATTTCATATTTAGAATctttaattatatacatattgttttcAAACAGCATAGGAGTTTATATCATGAAAGTCACTTCATACCCTCAGTTTCCTTCACCAGATGGAAGTAACCATTACCAACTTTCTTGGCAGTACTTCCAGAAAATTTCTGTGAATAGGTACGTTTGCATGGTTGTACGTACTTAAACTAGACCTATTGTCCTATTATACCTGCCTTTGTTGACTTACTCTCTCAGTGCTTGTTTTATATCCACACATTCAGATCtatgtcttcctttttattttatattttaaatttaattttaattttttttttttttgagtcaggatcttgctctgttgcccaggctagaatgcagtggcattctcatagctcacagcaacctcaaattcctgggctcaagtggtcctcctgcctcaatctctcAAGTGGCAGGGACTACCGGCATGTACCACCATTCCTCActaatttttagactttttataGAGAGGGCTTCTCACTAAGCTACtgagtctggtctcaaactcctggccttaagcgatgcactgcgccctgcctgtcttcctttttatttttattttttttagagacagagtctcactttgttgcccaggctagagtgagtgccgtggcgtcagcctagctcacagcaacctcaatctcctgggctaaagcaatcttactgcctcagcctcccgagtagctgggactacaggcatgtgccaccatgcctggctaattttttctatatatattagttggccaattaatttctttctatttatagtagagacggggtcttgctcttgctcaggctggtttcgaactcctgacctcgagcaatccgcccgccttggcctcccagagtgctaggattacagagcgtgagccaccgtgcccggccatccTTTTTAAATAGCTGTATTGTGTTTCATTGTTATGACTGGACCACAGCCTATCCAGTCTGTCCCATAAAACATTTAGATGGTTTCCAGTGTTTTGCTGTCTTAAAAAGTGCTGTGATGGACAAAAAACAAGAGTTTGGGGAATTGTGATTTTATAGACAACCAGGAAGCAAAATTTGAAAAGTTAGAACATTTTAATTGGAAATGTTGAACAGTATTAAGGGCTTGGAAGGAACTCATCCATAATCCT
It encodes the following:
- the DNAJC5G gene encoding dnaJ homolog subfamily C member 5G gives rise to the protein MSHVEEAARRLSKSGRSLYAVLELKKGASPEDVKKAYRSLALKYHPDKNPGNPQAAEIFKEINQAHAILGDPKKRKIYDQHGSLGIYLYDHYGEEGVRYYFTLNSCWFKTLVILCVLLTGCCFCCCCCFCCGTLKPPSEDAHMRKYEQNVQREPPRPGAKSHFRNTDYDEDD